Genomic window (Cellulosilyticum lentocellum DSM 5427):
TGTGACGCAGCTACTTGTATAATGATCCATCGTTTAAAATCCTTCCTAATGTGAAATCTATATTACAAAGTTATTACATAACCCAATTATAAGGTAAGAGGCCTATATAAGGCTAGTTGTAATACTTGGAATAAAAGTAGAAAAGCATGTATGAAAGCATGGAAAAATATGCAAAATATAGTTGACTATCAAGAAAATATTCGAAAATGCGATATGGATTTTTTACCAAGGATATGATATAATAACGAAATGTTAGTTTAAAATGCTATATTTATGCAATGACACTACAAAGCAGGGAAACCTTAAGGAGGATAAATTTTAATGAACACACAAGTAGAAACAATGGAAAAAAGTGAGGTTAAACTTACAGTAGAAGTAGAAGGTGCTAAGGTTACAGCGGCAATTGATAAGGCTTATGAAGCAATGAAAAAAGACTTCAATATTCAAGGCTTCCGTAAAGGGAAAGTGCCTCGTGCGATGATTGAAAAAATGTATGGTGTTGAAGTATTCTTCAATAAAGCAGCAGACATCTTAATTGATGAAACATTATTTGCAGCAATCGAAGAAAACAAAATTGATATTGCAGCACGTATTAGTCCAAATGGATTAGAAGTAACTGAAATGTCAAAAGATGGTATGAAGTATACAGCAATTATTACTGTAAAACCAGAAGTAACACTTGGTGAATACAAAAACTTAAAAGTTGAAGTAGAAAAAACAGAAGTAACAGATGAAGAAGTAAACGAAGCAGTTAATAAAGAAGCACAAAAAAATGCTCGTGAAATCACAGTTGAAGATAGAGCAGTTATGCCTCAAGATAAAGTAACAATCGACTTTGAAGGTTTTGTAGATGGTGCTGCATTTGAAGGTGGAAAAGGAACAGATTATGATTTAGTAATTGGTTCTAAATCATTCATCGATAATTTTGAAGATCAATTAATTGGTAAAAACATTGGTGAAGAAGTAGAAGTTAATGTAACATTCCCAGCTGAATACCATGTAGCAGAACTTGCTAGCAAACCAGCATTATTTAAAGTAGCTATTAAAGGTATTAAAGTAAATGAATTACCAGAAATTAATGATGATTTTGCAGCTGATATTTCAGAATTTGAAACATTAGCTGAATACAAAGAAGATCTTAAGGCAAAACTTCTTAAAGACAAAGAGACAAATAATAAAAACATTTTTGAACAACAAGCTGTAGAAAATGCAGTAGCAAATGCTACATTAGAAGTACCAGCAGCTATGGTTGAAGAGCAAGTAGACAGAAACGTTAAAAACTTCTCAAACCGTATGGCTTCTCAAGGTTTACAATTAGAACAATATTTACAATTCACAGGTCAAAGTATGGATGCATTCAGAGAAAACTTTGCTAAAGATGCGGAGCACCAAATTAAAACTCGTTTAGTTCTTGAAAAAGTTGCTGAAGTAGAAGGTGTTACTGTTTCTGAAGAAGACATCGATGAAGAATTAAAAACAATTGCAGCTATGTACCAAATGCCATATGAAGAACTTAAGAAATCTTTTGCTAACTATGAGCAAGATGCTTTAACAGCAGATATTAAAGTTCAAAAAGCAGTTAAGGTGATTACAGAGTCTGCAGAAAAAGTGGAAAAATAGGAAGATTAGGTATATATCCTAAAAGAGAGAAGGAGGCTACTAGAATGAGTTTAGTCCCAATGGTTATAGAACAAACCAATAGAGGAGAACGTTCATATGATATTTACTCTCGTCTATTAAAAGATCGTATCATTATTTTAGGTGATGAGGTTAACAACGTTACAGCTAACCTTATTGTGGCACAACTATTGTTTTTAGAAGCTGAAGATCCTGATAAAGACATTATGTTTTACATTAATAGTCCAGGTGGCTCTATAACAGATGGTATGGCTATTTATGATACAATGCAATATATTAAGTGTGATGTGTCAACGATTTGTATGGGTATGGCAGCGAGCATGGGTGCATTCTTACTTGCAGGAGGAACAAAAGGTAAACGTTTTGCGCTTCCTAATGCAGAAGTTATGATTCACCAACCACTTGGTGGAGCAAAAGGTCAAGCAACTGACATTCAAATTACAGCGCAGCACATCATTAAAACAAAAGAGCGTATGAACCGTATGTTATCAGAGTTTACAGGGCAACCTATTGAACGTATTAATAATGACGTTGAAAGGGACAACTGGAAAACTGCTGAAGAAGCAAAAGAATATGGCCTTATAGACGATATTATTACATCAAAATAGTTCCCAAAGGAGGTGCAGAATGCCAACAAAGTTTGATGATACAAAACAGCTAAGATGTTCATTTTGTGGTAAAACACAAGAACAGGTAAAAAGACTTATTGCAGGTCCAAATGTTTATATCTGTGATGAATGTATTGAGTTATGCTCTGAAATTATAGAAGAGGAGCTTGAAGCTGGTTACGAAGATGATGATATGGTAGATATGCCAAAGCCAAAAGAAATTAAGGCGCATCTTGATGAGTATGTTATTGGTCAAGAAGATGCTAAAAAAGCTTTAGCAGTAGCAGTATACAATCATTATAAACGTATTTATAAACAAAGTAAGAGTAACGATGTAGAAGTACAAAAGAGTAATATTTTACTTTTAGGACCTACAGGAACAGGTAAAACACTTTTAGCACAAACCCTTGCTAAAATGTTAAATGTACCCTTTGCTGTAGCTGATGCCACCTCTCTTACAGAAGCAGGCTATGTAGGCGAAGATGTAGAAAATATTCTACTTAAGCTTATTCAAGCAGCTAATTATGATGTGGAAAAAGCACAATTGGGTATTATTTATATAGATGAGATTGACAAGATTTCTAGAAAATCTGAAAATCCATCTATTACTAGAGATGTAAGTGGAGAAGGTGTACAGCAAGCACTTCTTAAAATCATAGAGGGAACAGTAGCTTCTGTACCACCTCAAGGCGGTAGAAAACATCCACACCAAGAATTTATTCAAATTGATACAACTAATATTCTATTTATCTGTGGTGGAGCCTTTGATGGGCTTGATAAAATCATTGAACGTAGAGTAGGACAAAAGAGCATGGGCTTTGGTGCCAATATTGTGAGTAAGAAAGAGAAAAGCATAGGCGAACTCTTTAAACAAATCGAACCTCAAGACCTTGTTAAATTTGGACTTATTCCTGAATTTGTAGGACGTATTCCATCCATTGTATCTCTTAATAATTTAGACAAAGAAGCACTTATTAAAATTCTAACAGAGCCTAAAAATGCGCTTACAAAACAATACGAGCATCTTTTTGAACTAGATGGTATTAAGTTAGAGTTTGAAGAAGAAGCTTTAGTAGCTGTAGCAGAATTAGCTATTGAAAGAGAAACTGGAGCTAGAGGATTACGTGCCATCTTTGAAACTATGATGAGAAATATTATGTATGATGCACCTTCTATGGGAGATGCTTTAGAAAAAATTATTATTCATGCAGATGTGATTAAAGAAGGCAAAGAACCTACATTGGTTTATAATGATAAAGTTAAACCAAAAGAAAAGAATAAAAAAGCTAATAATGAATCAGCTTAAGCTGTGTTCATGAAAATATAATAAGGGGCTGTTGCATTTATGTGCAATAGCCCCTTATTAATGAGATAGTAACATCCTAATTTATCCCTGATCTCTTAAATGAATGATAGATTTATAGGTATCCTTTTTGTAACTGTTGGCAATACTTGTAAAGTAGAAAAAAGTAAGCAGGAGGATACTGTATGTTATCAGGTATATTAATTGGGGTTCAATTATTTTTTTCGTGTGTAATTGGGATGTATTTCTTACTACAGCTTAAAAGTCAAACAACATCTAAATCTAATATTTATAAAGATTCTTTAGTAAAATGGGAGAAGATGCAAGCTCTAAGAAAAGTTGCATTGACACCTCCATTGTCTGAAAAGGTAAGGCCGAAAAGTGAAAAGGATATTATAGGGCAAGCAGATGGATTGCAAGCTTTAAAAATTGCTTTATGTGGACCTAGTCCACAACATATTTTAATTTATGGTTCTCCTGGAATAGGAAAAACAGCGGCAGCTAGAATTGCATTGGATATTGCCAAGGAATCACCTGGATCACCATTTAAAAGAAATGCTAAGTTTATAGAGATTGATGCAACGACACTGCGTTTTGATGAAAGAAGTATTGCTGACCCGCTAATGGGATCTGTTCATGATCCTATTTATCAAGGAGCAGGTGCTTATGGTCCAGCAGGAGTACCTCAACCTAAACCTGGGGCAGTCACAAAGGCACATGGTGGCGTTTTATTTATAGATGAAATTGGAGAACTGCATCAAGTGCAAATGAATAAGCTTTTAAAAGTTCTAGAGGATAGAAAAGTGTTTTTGGAGAGCTCGTATTACTCTGAAAGTGATGAAAATATTCCTAAAGATATTCATGATGTATTTAAAAATGGTTTACCTGCAGATTTTAGATTAATTGGAGCTACCACTAGGAATCCGGAAGATATACCACCAGCATTACGTTCGAGGTGTACAGAGATTTTCTTTAAAGACTTAAGTTATGATGATATTAGGGCCATTGTAGACAATGTAGCAGCACGTGAAAAAATGACCATTGTAGGAGAAGCAAAGGAACTTATAGGACAGTATGCTTATAATGGAAGGGATGCAGTTAATATGTTGCAGACTTCTTTTAGTTTAGTACATCAAGAAGGACGAATAGAAATCTTGGAAAAAGATGTGGAATGGGTTATTCAAACAGGTAGGTATGTACCTAGACTTGTAAAGAAAGTAGATCCTAAAGCTGCAGTAGGGAAAGTAAATGGTTTAGGTGTCATGGGGATTAATAGAGGTATGGTCTTAGGCATAGAAGCTGTTACTAAGAAAACAGGAATAGAGCAGGCAGAGATTAAAGTAACTGGCATTATAGAAGAAGAAGAACTGCATATGAAACAAAGCAGTTCTAAAAGAAAAAGTATGGCGTCAAATTCTGTAGAAAATGTACTCACGGTTTTAAAAATGCGCTATAATGTTAATACAAAGGAATATTTAATGCATCTTAATTTTACCTCGGGAATTCCAATTGATGGACCATCAGCAGGTATTGCTATATTTACAGTGTTGTATTCAGCACTTTTTGATAAGGCTATACCTGGGAATATTGCTATGACTGGAGAGATATCTATACAAGGTAAGGTTTGTCCTGTAGGTGGTGTTTATGAAAAGTTATTAGCAGCTAGGGAAGCTGGCGTAAAGAAAGTATTTATTCCTAAGGATAATATTCAAAAAGTGTTTGATACAATAGATATAGAAATTATTCCTGTTGAAGATATAGATGAGGTTATTAGTACCTTATTTGATAAAGAGATTATTGAAAAAGCCAATGAAATATTACATGCGTAGTGATTAACACGTAAGTGGCAATTTAGAGGGTGGAGCGATGAAAAAAGAAATTAAAGATATACCAGTACTTCCTTTAAGAGGAGTGACAATATTTCCAGAAATGGTTATGCATTTTGATGTAGGCAGAGAAAAATCATTAAAAGCTATTGAAGAAGCGATGAAACAAAATGAAATGATTTTAGCTGTTTCACAAAGAGATGCAGATGTAGATGAGCCAAAACGAGAAGATTTATATGAAATTGGAACCCTAGTAGAAATTAAGCAAACAGTTAAGGTAGGAGAAGATCAGCTTAAAGTGCTTGTCAAAGGAACTGCTAGGGCGAAAATTTTAACGTTGCAAGATGAAACTTATATGAGTGCAGATGTAGAGGTTATAAAAGATAAGCTTATAGAAGCTGATAAAGAAGAACAAGCACTTATACGTACAATTGCAGAGTTATTTGAAAAGTATGCTTCTATTAATCCACGTATTACAGATGAGGTCTTATATGGTATACTGGGGCTTAAGAATAGTATTGAAATGATGGACATTATTATTGGTCATATTGTTTTAGAGGTAGAGAAGAAGCAAGCTATTTTGGAGTGTCTAGATATAAAAGAACGTATGTTTAAGATCATTACCATATTAGAAGCTGAAATAGAAATATTAACACTACAAAAAGAAATTTTTAATAAAGTGAAACAAAATATAGATCAGTCTCAAAAAGAATATTTTTTAAGAGAGCAAGTTAAGATTATCCAAGAACAGTTAGGTGATAAAGACGGTATTCAAGGAGATATTGATAAATATAATGAACAGTTAAAGAATACTCCAGAGTTCGTTAAAGAAAAAATAGAAAAAGAAATAAGACGCTTAAAGAATACACCGGCTAGTTCACCTGATAACGGAAATATTAGAACTTATATAGAGACTGTCTTGGATATTCCTTGGAATCATTATACTAAGGAAAATATTCAGTTAAAGAAAGCAGCAGAAATCCTAGATAAAGAACATTATGGACTTGAAAAGGTTAAGGAAAGAGTTTTAGAATATTTAGCCGTTAGAAGCTTGGCTGAAGAGTCTCCAGCACCTATTTTATGTTTAGTTGGACCACCGGGGGTAGGTAAGACATCCATAGCTAAATCAATTGCACATGCTACTGGAAGGAATGATGTACGTATTTCTTTAGGGGGTGTGAGAGATGAAGCTGAAATAAGAGGACATAGAAGAACTTATGTAGGTTCCATACCAGGACGTTTTGTTTATGGTATTTCTGAAGCTAAGTCTATGAATCCACTTATTCTTTTAGATGAGATTGATAAAATGGCTAGTGATTTTAAAGGTGACCCAGCTGCAGCCTTACTCGAAATCTTAGATAGTAAACAAAATAATAGTTTTAAAGATCATTATTTAGAATTGCCATTAGACTTGTCTAAGGTTTTGTTTGTAGCAACAGCTAATAGTTTATCGACAGTTCCAAAGCCATTATTAGATCGTATGGAAATTATAGAGGTGGGAAGTTATACAAGCCTTGAAAAACTAGAGATTGCAATGAAATATTTACTGCCAAATCAGCTGAAAGCACACCATTTAGATAAAAAGCAAATTAAATTTTCAAGAACAAATATCCTGTATTTAATTGAACATTATACAAAAGAAGCAGGTGTAAGAGGTTTAGAGAGAATGTTGGCTAAAGTGTGTAGAAAAGCGGCTAGAGAAATTGTTGAGCAAGATATAGCTAGTATACAAATAACCCCTAAAAAGCTTGGAGAGTATTTAGGAAGCTCTAGTTTCGATTATGAACTTAAGAATAAGGAGCCCGAAGTAGGTATTGTAAGGGGACTAGCTTGGACTAGCGTTGGTGGAGATACATTATCTATTGAAGTTAATTGTATGCCTGGTAAAGGGCAGCTTGAACTCACAGGACAGATGGGAAATGTAATGAAGGAGTCTGCCAAGGCAGCTATGAGTTATATTCGTTCTAAAGTGAATGAATTAGGTATAGCAGAAGATTTTTATGTAAAAAATGATTTACATATCCACATTCCTGAAGGCGCAGTACCTAAAGATGGACCATCAGCAGGAATTACCATGGCTACAGCGATGATTTCAGCACTGACAAATAAGCCAGTTAAAGCTGATTTAGCAATGACAGGAGAAATTACAATCAGAGGTAGAGTTTTACCTATTGGTGGGTTAAAAGAGAAATTATTAGCAGCAAAACGTGCAAAGATTAAGCATGTTATTGTGCCAGACCAAAACAAAAAGAATGTAGAAGAGCTAGAAAATCATATTGTAGAAGGTTTGAAAATTAGTTTTGTTCATACAATGGATGAAGTGCTACAATATGTTTTTGCATAAGCTTATAGGAGAAATCAAATGAATGTAACAAAAGCAGAAATGATTATAACAGCGGGACTTTCGTCTCAGTTTCCAGTACATGATATGCCAGAGATTGCCTTTGCAGGTAAATCTAATGTAGGAAAATCTTCATTGTTAAATGCTATGCTTAACCGTAAAGCATTAGCAAGAACAAGTTCACAACCAGGAAAAACACAGACCATTAATTTTTATAATGTGCAAGATACGTATATGTTTGTAGATTTGCCTGGATATGGATATGCAAAAGTCTCTAAGACAGATAGAGAACGTTGGGGAAAACTCATTGAAGGTTATTTAGAAAAAAGAGAACAATTAAAGAAGATCATTTTATTAATTGATATTAGACATGAGGTAGGCAATAATGATAAAATGATGTATGACTGGATTAAGCATTACCATAATGAAGTGATTGTAGTAGCCACTAAGATGGATAAGATTAAAAGAAGCCAAGTTCAAAAGCACCTATCTATGATTAGAAAAGGTCTTAACTTAATGCCAGAAGATAAATTAGTAGGCTTTTCTTCAGAAACAAAGCAAGGGAAAGAAGAACTCTGGAAGATTATTGAGGAAATCCAAGAGATGAACTAGCAAAGAGTTACTAGAGATTTATAATGGGGGGATAATCATGAATAAATCTGATAAATATTATTTAAAGCAAGGCAAGCTTGAATTATCTATGCTAGATGATGATGATGATGAAATTGAACTACGTAACTCTCTTCAGACAACTCCAAAGAAAGATTTATTTGCAGACTTAGAATTTCCACATACTAAAAGAATTAGAGAAAATCGTACAAAGTCGGTACGTGCAAAAGAGCCTAAGCTTAAGGTAACACAGGATATTTATAATACCTTACATACCATGGGACAGTTCTTAACTAAGACCGATGAAGGAGAGGCAGAGGAAGTAAAGCAGGTACCACCTAGAAAACCAATAAATGCTGCAAAAGCACAAAAATTAGAGCAAATTGCCAGTACTTTAAAAATACAAGAAATAGAATTACCGCCTAGAACTATTAATAGGGACCAAGTAATAGAAGCAGTAGAAAATAAAGAAGGTATTCCTTTTGAAAGTATACCTATAGACAAACAAAAAGAAGAAATTACAGGAATCTTACCAAATAGGGAAGTTATTGCAAATAAGGATCAAGAGACCATTAACACATTACAAGAAGAAATAGCTGCTGAGATTAATGAACTTTTAGCGGAAGAAAAAGAATTAGAAGGTTATCAGGAAGCAATAACAGAGGTATTAGTAGAAAATGTACTAAATGAAGAAGAGCTTGCTAACAGTAAAGAAGTAGAAGCAAGAGCGAAGCCAATGACGGTAGTATCAGCTATTGAAAAAGAGGTACAGCAAGTTTACTATGGGGCAAATCATTTAGAAGACAATAAAGTATTCCTTGAACAAAAAGAAGAAGATCCTAATAAAGATCTAAAGCAGAGTCATATTGATGAGGTTCTTAAAACTTTTTTTGGAAATGTAACACCTCGATATACTTATGCAAAAGAATTAAAAAGGCATATAGATAAACAAATAGCGGCAATTGAGAATTATGAATAAAAATAGTGTGTTTTCAGATTTAAATAGGTTGACACTAAAATTAAAATATGATAATATAATCTTCGTCGGATAACAAGACGATGGAGATTATGCGCGAATGGCTCAGTTGGTAGAGCATCTCCTTGCCAAGGAGAGGGTCGCGGGTTCGAGTCCCGTTTCGCGCTCTTACGGGGTGTGGCTCAGTTTGGCTAGAGCGCCTGATTTGGGATCAGGAGGCCGCAGGTTCGAGTCCTGTCACCCCGATTTTTATTGAATAAGCCAATTAAAAATAATCCTTTGAAGCCCATTGTAGTTGATGCTCAGAGGTTTTTTATTTTTTGCCTTTTCTTCTAAAATAAAGATAAAATCTTACTAAAAGTAATAGGGTTTAATTTAATATTGAGTATGATAACAGAAACGTATAAATAAAGTATGGTTGATAGAAAAAAGCAAAATAAAAGAGTAGCTAAGGGAATAACTTAGCTACTCTTTTATTTTGAAAGCAATTGCAGAATTTCACCATAAAGTTCAGTGGCATTTGTCTTCCACTTGTTACAGAGTTCAATAGCTTGTTTCTTAGAGCCAACACTTATATTTAAATCAATGAGTGTTGAGTGATTTTCTGTCACCTTACAATGAACCATATAATCATTGGTTTTATTAGGAGTATATTCAGCATGAATATCTAATTCACTTTTGAATTTTCTCCAGTTGTTTTCTATAAATAGATCTAACTCTTTTCTTATGAATTCAGGAATACGGGAAGCGAAAAATTCTAAAGCCTCTTCTCCCTTAGAACTAATCTCAAAGTAAGATGCATTACTTTGTTTGGAGATGGTAATAAACTTAGAAGTTTCTAACTCAGTTAAGTATTGCTGAAGCGAAAAGTAGTCTGTGTAGCCTCTTTCAAGAATTATTTGTGTCATTTGAGATAAAGAAAGAGGCATTTTTACTTGCGATAAAAGATAGAGTACGATGAGTTTATTGACTGTAAAGTCTTCATGATTAATATTCACAACTTGCCTCCTCACACTTTTTACTATTATTGTATCTTAAAAGTGGGGTAAACTCAATATTTGTTTAAATATTTACCTTGATAGATGTCATGCTTATTCAAGTAGCGTGTAATACCATTAAGGACATGACGCTTATTTTTAGTCCAAAGAGGACCAATTAGATGTTCTTTGGGACCATCTCCTGTTAAGCGGTGAATAACAAAGTCGGGAGGTAACAAGGTAATAATATCACCTAAAAGCGCTATATACTCTTCTTCTGTCAGAAGTGGAAAAGGATGAGCTTCGTAATAGTGGCCTAAGGGGGAATTATCTAAAATATGCAGCATATGCAGCTTAATACCTTGCAATGGTAAATGACATAGATATCTAGCAGAAGCTAGCATATCGGATTTGGTCTCATGAGGAAGCCCTAAAATAAGATGGACAACAGTTTCTATAGAATAAGTAGCTAGTTTTTGAACGACTGTATAAAATATGTCTAAAGAATAACCTCGGTTAATGAGCTTAGCAGTGGGTTCATGAATAGTTTGTAAGCCCAGTTCAACCCATAGATGTGTACGCGTACTTAGTTCACCTAGATAAGCAATGATTTCGTCAGTTAAGCAATCTGGTCTAGTGGCAATAGCAAGTCCAACGACACCAGGAAAAGCAAGGGCTTCTTCATATTTTTGCTTAAGCTCCTCTAAAGGTGCATAGGTATTAGTAAAAGCCTGGAAATAAGCAATATATTTCGTGGCATTTCCCCATTTAACTGAAAGTAATCCAGTAGCCATAGAAAGTTGTTTGGTAATATAATGTTCATCTGAAAAAGTAAAGTCACCACTACCACGTTCGCTACAAAATAAGCAGCCTTTAGAAGAAATACGACCATCTCTATTAGGACAAGTAAAACCACCATCTATGGAAAGTTTAATCACCTTAGTACCATGTTTTTCTCGTAAAAAGGTATTAAGAGTTCTATAACGTTGTTTTTGCATAAAATCTCCTTACTTAAGTAAAAATAACAAAAAAGATAATATAAGTTCATGACTTATATTATCTTATAGAAGTTAATGAAGTGCAAGGAGCATTTCTTCTTTTCTAAGCCTAATTTCTTCACACGTATTAATGACATGATTCCAGCCTTCATCTGTCGTGACAGTTCTAGAAAATTTAATAAAATCATCTCTTAAAATTTTGGTATAGTTCACTTTTATTTGTTTTACTTCATCGTCATTTTGAGTATGACTAAGAGCCTCTAAAAATTCATTGGCCCTATTAGAAGAAACAAAGGGTAAATAAGGTTGGAGGGCATCTAATTTTTTTTGAAGTGCTTCATAATGTTTTTCAAAAGGATTGCCTTCTACATTTTCCATATAAGCAAAAAAGGCATCTAAGTTAAGAAAGGTAACATTTTTGATACAAGAATAATCAAAGTTTTGAAGTAGCTGATGAAATTCATAGAGGTGATTTTCTAGTTCTTGTTTAGTCAGTAATGTTGGCATAATAAGATCCCCCTTAAAGTCATTTCAAGTAAAATTTCTTTTTATATAGCTTAGTATATCCAGACAAAAATAAAAAAGTGTATGTAAATTTTACTTTATAATTTTTGCAGCTTGTAATATAGTAAAAGAAAGTATATTAGCCAATAATGCTTAAAATGATTATAAAAGGGTGAGATAATGAATAAGAAACATATTGTTGTAATTGATGATGAAGAACATATTTTAGAACTCATCAAATATAATTTAGAAGCAAATGGTTTTATAGTATCTACTTATACAAGTGTCGAAGCAATGCAAAAAAGTATAGGGGAAAGCCCTATTGATTTAATTTTATTAGATATTATGCTTCCTGGCATGGATGGTATCACTGCACTTAATATCTTTAGAAATCATGAACAGTTAGGGTGTGTACCTGTTTTATTGGTGAGCGCTAAAGCAGAAGAAATTGATAAAATATTGGGATTAGAGCTAGGAGCAGATGATTATATTACCAAGCCATTCAGTGTAAGAGAGTTAGTGGCTAGAGTAAAAGCTATACTGCGCCGAGCTGATAGAAATGAAGTGCCGACTAAAAAAACAGAGGAAGATCATTTTTTAGTACATCAGGACTTAAAGTTAGATATAGAAAGCCATTTACTTA
Coding sequences:
- a CDS encoding TIGR01212 family radical SAM protein (This family includes YhcC from E. coli K-12, an uncharacterized radical SAM protein.), with the translated sequence MQKQRYRTLNTFLREKHGTKVIKLSIDGGFTCPNRDGRISSKGCLFCSERGSGDFTFSDEHYITKQLSMATGLLSVKWGNATKYIAYFQAFTNTYAPLEELKQKYEEALAFPGVVGLAIATRPDCLTDEIIAYLGELSTRTHLWVELGLQTIHEPTAKLINRGYSLDIFYTVVQKLATYSIETVVHLILGLPHETKSDMLASARYLCHLPLQGIKLHMLHILDNSPLGHYYEAHPFPLLTEEEYIALLGDIITLLPPDFVIHRLTGDGPKEHLIGPLWTKNKRHVLNGITRYLNKHDIYQGKYLNKY
- a CDS encoding response regulator transcription factor; protein product: MNKKHIVVIDDEEHILELIKYNLEANGFIVSTYTSVEAMQKSIGESPIDLILLDIMLPGMDGITALNIFRNHEQLGCVPVLLVSAKAEEIDKILGLELGADDYITKPFSVRELVARVKAILRRADRNEVPTKKTEEDHFLVHQDLKLDIESHLLTFKDEPIELTYKEFEILKLLMSNKGKVLTREVILDKVWGYDYYGETRTVDVHIRYLRAKFEAYGIGEYIETVRGVGYRFVKE